From the genome of Planctomycetia bacterium, one region includes:
- a CDS encoding serine protease gives MGCLTFVHAQEVGLPAPRLLTTMPMGGKVGTAIDVTITGEHLDDASDLIFSDPRITAKRKLDAAGTPIANQYTVAIAKDCPVGLYEARVMTRLGISSSRIFAVGTLNEVVQTKPNRTLATAQELSVNCVCNGATADRSIDYYAVKARKGQRLIVDCATIGIDSKLHATVIIGDAAGRDLVVERRGGVIDFTPPSDGTYVIKIHELTFKGGPAFYYRLGIWEQPPGTAIVRQPSTKPVHAFSWPPTGLPAQAAQNEVEPNNDSKHAQKISLPCDVAGKFFPAADVDVYEFAARKGEEWWIEMASERFGLRTDPTLLVQRVVKGEKDAAEKLIDVLELSDIPSPVKVSSNGYAYDGPPYNAGTSDLLGKLVIKEDGLYRVQVSDLFGGTRSEPGNHYRLIIRKAAPDFALVAWALHMELRNGDRNALSKPIALRGGATMALEVVAFRRDGFDGEIELVMEGLPQGVIAHGLKIPAGQSRGMMLITAQANAPRGYANAAFIGKATVAGKAVTRPCHLASVSWPIPDSWGEIPSPRLLADVPVSVGGSDVAPLTITTKTPVIEATVGQKLTVPLLHKRTSDFSGDTIQMKAIGAGFEKAPTFDLPVKADTSQVVLDLKALNVPPGEYRVSFLGGGVVKYRHRPELVTAVEAASEKKLSEVKALEDEVKKVTADAQKAPAAKKEQMTKTLAAVSARMKAATEALNATRQQLNQVKQAAQPRDIVDIVVCEPFTIRIKPAEKK, from the coding sequence CTGGGTTGCCTCACGTTCGTCCATGCACAAGAAGTCGGTCTGCCTGCACCTCGGCTGCTCACCACGATGCCGATGGGTGGCAAGGTGGGAACAGCAATCGATGTCACCATCACCGGCGAACATCTTGATGATGCGAGCGACTTGATCTTTTCCGATCCTCGCATCACTGCCAAGCGCAAGCTCGATGCAGCAGGCACACCGATAGCCAATCAGTACACGGTCGCCATCGCGAAAGACTGTCCCGTTGGATTGTATGAAGCTCGAGTGATGACTCGGCTAGGCATCTCGTCCTCACGCATATTTGCGGTGGGCACACTGAACGAAGTGGTGCAGACCAAACCGAACCGAACATTGGCCACAGCACAGGAACTGTCAGTGAACTGCGTCTGCAACGGCGCTACTGCTGACCGTTCCATCGACTACTACGCCGTCAAAGCCAGGAAAGGGCAACGCCTCATCGTCGATTGTGCCACCATTGGCATCGATTCCAAGTTGCATGCCACCGTAATCATTGGTGATGCAGCAGGTCGCGATCTTGTCGTTGAACGTCGAGGTGGCGTGATCGATTTCACTCCACCCAGCGATGGTACTTACGTCATCAAGATTCATGAACTGACCTTCAAAGGTGGCCCGGCGTTCTACTACCGCCTGGGCATCTGGGAACAGCCGCCCGGCACCGCTATCGTCAGGCAGCCCTCCACGAAGCCTGTTCATGCTTTCTCCTGGCCACCCACAGGATTGCCTGCACAGGCAGCACAGAACGAAGTGGAACCCAACAATGATAGCAAGCACGCTCAGAAGATCAGCCTGCCTTGCGATGTGGCAGGCAAGTTCTTCCCTGCTGCTGATGTTGATGTCTACGAGTTCGCTGCCAGGAAAGGTGAGGAATGGTGGATCGAGATGGCATCCGAACGGTTTGGACTTCGCACTGATCCAACACTCCTGGTTCAGCGGGTGGTCAAAGGCGAGAAAGATGCAGCCGAGAAGTTGATCGATGTTCTCGAGTTGAGCGACATTCCCAGTCCGGTAAAAGTTTCCAGTAACGGCTACGCCTACGATGGCCCACCCTACAACGCTGGCACTTCCGACCTGTTGGGCAAGTTAGTGATCAAGGAAGATGGCCTGTATCGTGTGCAAGTCTCCGATTTGTTCGGCGGCACACGCAGTGAACCAGGCAACCACTATCGTCTCATCATCCGCAAGGCTGCTCCTGACTTCGCTCTGGTCGCCTGGGCGTTGCACATGGAGCTTCGAAATGGTGATCGTAATGCTTTGTCCAAGCCCATTGCTTTGCGTGGTGGCGCTACGATGGCGCTCGAAGTGGTTGCATTTCGACGTGATGGGTTCGATGGCGAGATTGAACTGGTGATGGAAGGGCTGCCTCAAGGGGTCATCGCCCATGGTTTGAAAATCCCCGCCGGCCAATCACGTGGCATGATGTTGATCACCGCTCAGGCCAATGCACCCAGGGGCTACGCCAATGCTGCATTCATCGGCAAAGCAACAGTCGCTGGCAAAGCAGTGACACGCCCCTGTCACCTCGCTTCGGTCTCTTGGCCCATCCCCGATTCCTGGGGCGAGATTCCCAGTCCGCGTTTGCTGGCTGATGTGCCCGTTTCCGTCGGTGGCAGCGATGTGGCTCCGCTGACCATCACGACGAAGACTCCGGTGATCGAAGCAACCGTCGGCCAGAAGCTGACCGTTCCCCTATTGCACAAGCGAACCAGCGATTTCTCCGGCGATACGATCCAGATGAAAGCCATCGGTGCTGGCTTTGAGAAGGCCCCTACCTTTGATCTACCCGTCAAAGCAGACACTTCCCAAGTGGTGCTCGATCTGAAAGCCCTTAATGTTCCACCAGGCGAGTATCGAGTGTCGTTCCTGGGTGGTGGTGTTGTCAAGTATCGCCATCGGCCTGAACTGGTCACTGCGGTAGAAGCTGCTTCTGAAAAGAAGTTGTCTGAAGTGAAGGCACTCGAAGACGAGGTGAAGAAGGTAACAGCCGATGCCCAGAAAGCACCCGCAGCGAAGAAAGAACAAATGACCAAGACCCTGGCTGCAGTCAGTGCCAGGATGAAAGCTGCGACCGAAGCTTTGAATGCTACCAGACAGCAGCTCAATCAGGTAAAGCAGGCAGCACAGCCACGAGATATCGTCGATATTGTGGTCTGCGAGCCATTCACGATTCGCATCAAGCCTGCGGAGAAGAAGTAA
- a CDS encoding DUF1501 domain-containing protein, with the protein MSHGYNCRGPIQFGATGRRAFLQAGLAGFASLSLPNILKLQRASAASLGKNNTEKKAVIMVWLPGGLSHLDSYDPKPNAGSDYRGPFKLIPTKVPGMQFTELMPKQAAIADKLVVVRSMRQSAGGHPAGSMQLLSGDPDTRDKPKPKYPDWMTVANYMLGQQGPRQNPLPSYVGLNPPLEYNGPAYLGDSYSPFVVSGDPNAPTFSVPNIGLTNADEVQRLGRRSSLRQKLDTLERSFDHARELAALDEFESQAMTLLTNPQTKVAFDLNREDPRTRDRYGRNAWGQQLLLARRLVEAGVDVLTTSLSGPLCGRVGNWDDHAVNQHVFDAMKFRSPAYDQAVSALIEDIYLRGLDKRVLVVVTGEFGRTPKISYAPSTGAGDASAPAGTTQPGRDHWPAGFSNIWAGGGISTGRFVGATDKRGENAIDRVCGPGDFLATIYHHLGIDYAKTMIKDFNGRPTPIVDHGKAIPELIG; encoded by the coding sequence ATGTCACACGGTTACAACTGTCGCGGGCCGATTCAGTTTGGTGCCACCGGTCGTCGTGCGTTTCTGCAAGCGGGCCTGGCCGGGTTCGCTTCGCTGAGCCTGCCCAACATCCTGAAACTGCAACGTGCCAGCGCTGCTTCGTTGGGGAAGAACAACACCGAGAAGAAAGCGGTGATCATGGTCTGGCTGCCCGGCGGGTTGTCTCACCTTGATTCTTACGATCCCAAGCCGAACGCAGGCAGCGACTACCGTGGCCCGTTCAAACTCATCCCCACTAAAGTCCCGGGGATGCAGTTCACCGAATTGATGCCGAAGCAGGCTGCGATCGCAGACAAGCTCGTTGTAGTACGTTCGATGCGGCAGTCTGCAGGCGGTCACCCCGCTGGTTCCATGCAACTGCTTTCAGGCGACCCCGACACTCGCGATAAGCCCAAGCCCAAATACCCCGACTGGATGACTGTTGCCAACTACATGCTGGGCCAGCAAGGCCCCCGGCAGAATCCGCTACCTTCCTATGTCGGCCTCAATCCGCCTCTTGAATACAACGGCCCCGCTTACCTGGGTGATTCGTACTCACCGTTTGTCGTCTCGGGTGATCCCAACGCCCCTACTTTCTCTGTACCCAATATTGGCTTGACCAATGCTGACGAAGTGCAACGGCTAGGTCGACGTTCTTCGCTCCGTCAGAAGCTTGACACCCTGGAACGCAGTTTCGATCATGCCCGGGAACTGGCTGCACTTGATGAGTTTGAATCGCAGGCCATGACCTTGCTGACGAACCCACAGACCAAGGTTGCCTTTGATCTGAACCGTGAAGACCCCCGGACCCGAGACCGTTACGGCCGCAACGCCTGGGGACAGCAACTATTACTGGCCCGACGACTGGTGGAAGCAGGCGTTGATGTGCTGACAACCAGCCTCAGCGGCCCGCTCTGTGGACGAGTAGGCAACTGGGACGATCATGCCGTCAACCAGCATGTGTTCGATGCCATGAAGTTCCGCTCGCCGGCTTACGATCAGGCCGTATCCGCTCTGATCGAGGACATTTACTTGCGTGGGTTGGATAAGCGAGTGCTGGTCGTCGTCACAGGTGAATTCGGGCGCACTCCCAAGATCAGCTACGCCCCCAGCACCGGAGCAGGCGATGCCAGCGCACCGGCAGGCACCACCCAACCAGGTCGCGACCATTGGCCTGCAGGGTTCTCCAATATCTGGGCAGGTGGAGGCATCTCGACCGGCCGCTTTGTTGGGGCCACCGATAAGCGAGGCGAAAATGCCATCGATCGTGTCTGCGGACCAGGCGATTTCCTCGCCACCATCTACCACCACCTCGGCATCGACTACGCCAAGACGATGATCAAAGACTTCAACGGTCGCCCCACACCCATCGTTGATCATGGCAAAGCGATTCCCGAATTGATCGGCTAG
- a CDS encoding c-type cytochrome yields MHMGRLFVVSLMLYSTSLVHVDDQPTLQQKLSKEPLSSLINDVKSRGDAARGAVLFFQPFLTCAKCHDAQAGTQLGPDLAKIGKDGTAEHLIESVLAPSKVIRKGYETVTITTRDGRTHTGLFVSDKNGDITLIDPAAQGKQIQVASAEIDERKISQQSLMPDGLVNLLSDRQQFLDLAKYLIEIAKQGPRRASELRPAQTALVIPEYEKEINHAGFLRSLDEKAFRRGEAIYTRVCANCHGTKDAFGSMPTSLRFAVDKFKNGSDPYSLYQTLTHGYGMMAPQTWMVPRQKYDVIHYLRETYLKNDNKSQYASIDQGYLEKLPKGTIFGPPAATVEPWVTMDYGPSLMNTYEVSGTGPNIAYKGIAVRLDAGPGGVSRGNRWALFDHDTMRFAAAWSGNGFIDWKGIHFNGQHQVHPKLMGDVQVVNPVGPGWANPETGSFDDPRLTGRDGKPYGPLPKSWAQYRGTYQFGNQTILSYTVGGASVFESFGVETDAKQPATVIYTRTLEIGPSSKELLARIAPADIAVKVVGDAQASLIKRDGFTLLKIPVSTTTMRIKLLMAKTTQQMLDGYASTAPSSLKLLTEGGPKRWPEILKTMTTLGKNDGPFAVDTFVLPEKNPWNAQLRLTGFDFFPDGKRAAVCSWDGDVWMVTGFDQPASGLTWQRIATGLFQPLGLKLREGNIYVCCRDQIVRLHDLNNDAEMDYYECFNNDHQVTEHFHEFAMGLQTDPEGNFYYAKSGRHALPALVPHHGTLLKVSKDGSTTEILATGFRAANGVCLNPDGTFFVTDQEGFWTPKNRINLVEKSGFYGNMWGYTDITETSNSAMKQPLCWITNNFDRSPAELLWVNSDKWGSLAGSLLNISYGHGKIYVVPHEKVNGQVQGGMCSLPLPPFPTGIMRGRFHPVDGQLYTLGMFAWAGNQTGSGGFYRVRYTEKPADLPVGLKARSGGVEVTFTDPIDPSSAADIKNYEVTVWGLLRSKNYGSKHLNEHALMISKAVLLPDGKTVRLESKDLAPTWGMEIKYRLKGTDGRAIVGTIHNTIHAISDAPAKP; encoded by the coding sequence ATGCACATGGGAAGGCTGTTTGTCGTTAGCTTGATGCTGTATTCCACTTCTCTGGTACATGTCGATGATCAGCCCACGCTGCAGCAGAAACTGAGCAAGGAACCCCTCTCCAGCCTGATCAATGACGTTAAGTCTCGTGGCGATGCAGCCCGTGGAGCAGTATTGTTCTTCCAGCCGTTTCTCACTTGTGCCAAATGCCACGATGCCCAAGCAGGAACTCAACTGGGGCCAGACCTTGCCAAAATCGGGAAGGATGGAACCGCAGAGCATCTCATTGAATCCGTGCTTGCACCATCGAAGGTTATCAGAAAGGGGTACGAAACGGTCACCATCACCACCCGCGATGGCCGAACCCACACGGGCCTCTTCGTGAGTGACAAGAACGGCGACATTACCCTCATCGACCCGGCAGCGCAGGGTAAACAGATCCAGGTTGCCAGTGCTGAGATCGACGAGCGCAAGATCAGCCAGCAATCGCTGATGCCCGATGGTCTGGTCAATCTGCTTTCAGACAGGCAGCAGTTTCTGGACCTGGCGAAGTACCTCATCGAAATCGCAAAACAAGGGCCTCGTCGTGCCAGTGAACTGCGGCCTGCCCAGACGGCACTCGTGATTCCCGAGTATGAGAAGGAGATCAATCATGCCGGGTTCCTCCGCTCACTGGATGAGAAAGCATTTCGCCGAGGCGAAGCCATCTATACCCGTGTTTGTGCCAACTGTCATGGAACCAAGGATGCCTTCGGCTCCATGCCAACATCGCTACGATTTGCTGTCGACAAGTTCAAGAACGGCAGCGACCCCTACAGCCTGTATCAAACGCTCACCCACGGCTATGGCATGATGGCCCCGCAAACGTGGATGGTGCCTCGACAGAAGTATGATGTCATCCACTACCTCCGCGAAACGTATCTCAAGAATGACAACAAGTCTCAATATGCGAGCATTGATCAGGGTTACCTAGAGAAACTTCCGAAGGGAACAATCTTCGGTCCGCCGGCGGCAACGGTGGAACCATGGGTGACCATGGACTACGGCCCCAGCCTGATGAACACTTACGAAGTTAGTGGGACGGGACCGAACATCGCCTACAAGGGTATTGCTGTACGGCTTGATGCAGGACCGGGTGGTGTATCACGAGGCAACCGCTGGGCGCTCTTTGATCACGACACCATGCGATTCGCAGCGGCCTGGAGTGGCAACGGATTTATTGACTGGAAAGGCATCCACTTCAACGGTCAGCATCAAGTCCATCCCAAGCTGATGGGCGATGTTCAGGTGGTGAATCCAGTCGGTCCCGGTTGGGCCAATCCTGAAACGGGTAGTTTCGACGATCCACGCCTCACTGGTCGCGATGGCAAGCCTTATGGGCCACTACCGAAATCGTGGGCGCAGTACCGGGGCACCTACCAGTTCGGCAATCAAACGATCCTCTCATACACCGTTGGTGGTGCCAGTGTATTCGAGTCGTTCGGTGTAGAGACGGATGCCAAACAACCAGCCACAGTGATCTATACTCGTACGCTGGAAATCGGTCCATCCTCCAAAGAACTGTTAGCTCGGATCGCGCCAGCCGATATTGCAGTAAAGGTGGTGGGTGATGCCCAGGCATCGCTCATCAAGCGAGATGGCTTCACGCTGCTCAAGATACCTGTCTCGACAACAACGATGCGCATCAAGCTCCTGATGGCTAAGACCACCCAGCAGATGCTTGATGGCTATGCCAGCACTGCCCCAAGTTCCTTGAAACTACTCACTGAAGGTGGGCCGAAGCGTTGGCCAGAGATTCTGAAAACGATGACAACGCTAGGCAAGAACGATGGGCCGTTTGCAGTCGATACCTTCGTACTTCCAGAAAAGAACCCATGGAACGCTCAATTGCGACTGACGGGGTTCGACTTCTTTCCCGATGGTAAACGGGCAGCAGTCTGCTCCTGGGATGGCGATGTCTGGATGGTCACCGGGTTCGATCAACCAGCTAGTGGGCTAACCTGGCAGCGCATCGCAACTGGGCTCTTTCAGCCACTTGGCCTGAAGCTGCGCGAGGGGAATATCTATGTCTGCTGTCGCGATCAAATCGTGCGGCTGCACGATCTAAACAACGATGCCGAGATGGATTACTACGAGTGCTTCAATAACGATCATCAGGTGACCGAGCATTTCCATGAGTTTGCCATGGGCTTGCAGACCGATCCGGAAGGCAACTTCTACTACGCCAAGAGTGGTCGTCATGCACTGCCTGCACTCGTTCCTCACCATGGTACGCTTCTGAAAGTGAGCAAGGACGGCTCCACGACGGAGATACTCGCGACCGGCTTCCGGGCAGCCAATGGCGTGTGCTTGAATCCCGATGGCACCTTCTTCGTCACCGATCAGGAAGGATTCTGGACGCCGAAGAACCGTATCAACCTGGTGGAGAAAAGTGGGTTCTATGGCAACATGTGGGGATACACGGACATCACCGAAACCTCCAACTCTGCCATGAAGCAGCCACTCTGCTGGATCACGAACAACTTTGATCGTTCGCCGGCTGAGTTGCTGTGGGTGAACAGTGACAAGTGGGGATCACTTGCAGGTTCGCTGCTGAATATCTCCTACGGGCATGGGAAGATCTACGTCGTGCCTCATGAGAAAGTGAATGGACAGGTACAAGGTGGCATGTGCTCGCTGCCTTTGCCGCCGTTTCCGACAGGCATCATGCGTGGCAGATTTCATCCTGTCGATGGCCAGCTTTATACCCTGGGCATGTTCGCCTGGGCGGGGAATCAGACTGGCTCAGGCGGCTTCTATCGGGTTCGATATACCGAAAAGCCTGCCGACTTGCCTGTTGGTCTGAAGGCCAGGTCGGGTGGAGTGGAAGTGACCTTCACTGATCCGATCGATCCATCCAGTGCAGCTGATATCAAGAACTACGAAGTCACTGTCTGGGGTCTACTTCGCAGCAAAAATTATGGCTCGAAGCATCTCAACGAACATGCCCTGATGATATCGAAAGCTGTGCTTCTGCCCGATGGGAAAACGGTGCGCCTGGAGAGTAAAGACCTGGCACCCACCTGGGGCATGGAGATCAAGTATCGTCTGAAAGGAACCGACGGACGTGCCATCGTTGGCACGATTCACAATACCATTCATGCCATCAGTGACGCACCAGCTAAACCATGA
- a CDS encoding RNA polymerase subunit sigma-70 codes for MVDLLEKIKQGRDQAAEQELWNRYFDQLMVASRQQLQARARRVRDEEDIALSVMNSFFRGAAEGRFVQLNDRSDLWLILRVLTKRKTVDHLRRIHAQKRGGDAVRGESVFFNSNESSPGSPDVMPGKQVEPDLAAIFTEECERLFAALRDKELSQVALLRLEGYSNEEMAQQLGRSVRSIERKLKTIRAIWLMKMKEDEED; via the coding sequence ATGGTCGATTTACTGGAGAAGATCAAGCAAGGTCGTGATCAGGCTGCAGAACAGGAACTCTGGAACAGGTATTTTGATCAATTGATGGTGGCGTCCAGACAACAACTGCAGGCGCGGGCTCGTCGTGTCAGAGATGAAGAAGATATTGCACTGAGTGTTATGAACAGTTTCTTTCGAGGGGCAGCTGAGGGAAGGTTTGTCCAGTTGAATGATCGGAGCGATCTGTGGCTCATCCTTCGTGTACTGACTAAACGGAAAACTGTTGATCACCTTCGACGGATTCATGCTCAGAAACGGGGTGGCGATGCCGTTCGTGGCGAATCGGTGTTCTTCAATTCAAATGAATCTTCACCGGGCAGCCCAGATGTGATGCCTGGCAAACAGGTCGAGCCTGACTTAGCTGCGATCTTCACTGAAGAGTGCGAACGACTATTTGCAGCATTGCGCGATAAGGAACTCTCCCAGGTTGCTTTGCTTCGACTGGAAGGTTACTCCAATGAGGAAATGGCTCAGCAACTCGGTAGATCGGTGCGTTCCATCGAAAGGAAACTGAAAACCATTCGGGCAATCTGGTTGATGAAGATGAAGGAAGATGAGGAAGATTGA
- a CDS encoding radical SAM protein, with the protein MVVWELTLRCNLACGHCGSRAGKVRQRELTTEEALRVVQQLGECDVREVALIGGEAYLRQDWECIARAISEHGMYCSMVTGGRGLDADLARRIKQAGIVSVAVSMDGLQSAHDLQRGMTGSYQAALSALDHLHREGVKVSVNTQINHLSLPDLESLLDVLLEQHIWAWGVQLTVAMGRAADHSDWLLQPYDLLNLFPRLVALKQRCVQSGVRFVPGNNIGYFGPFEQILRGGASGNGYWDGCQAGEQTLGIEADGTLKGCPSLPTTPYAGGSLREKSLKELLREPALRVIQERSMADLWGFCRDCYYADVCRAGCTWTSHVLFGKAGNNPYCHYRALQHQKQGLQERLVRISPAPGVPFDHGIFSIVVEPAGTREASHVPSKR; encoded by the coding sequence ATGGTGGTCTGGGAGTTAACACTTCGCTGTAACCTGGCGTGCGGTCATTGTGGCTCACGGGCAGGCAAGGTCAGACAACGGGAACTGACGACAGAAGAAGCATTACGTGTTGTGCAACAACTGGGTGAGTGCGATGTTCGTGAAGTGGCACTGATCGGAGGCGAAGCATACCTGCGACAAGACTGGGAATGTATCGCCCGCGCGATCAGCGAGCATGGCATGTATTGTTCGATGGTGACTGGTGGTCGCGGTCTGGATGCAGATTTGGCAAGACGAATCAAGCAAGCGGGAATAGTCAGCGTTGCAGTATCGATGGATGGATTACAGAGTGCCCATGATCTGCAGCGGGGGATGACGGGCAGTTACCAGGCCGCCCTGTCAGCATTGGATCATCTGCACCGTGAAGGAGTTAAGGTTTCCGTCAATACACAGATCAACCATCTTTCACTGCCTGACCTGGAAAGTCTGCTTGATGTATTACTGGAGCAGCATATTTGGGCATGGGGGGTGCAGTTAACAGTTGCCATGGGACGTGCTGCCGATCACTCTGACTGGTTGCTGCAGCCTTATGATTTGCTAAACCTCTTTCCCCGACTTGTTGCCTTGAAACAACGTTGTGTTCAATCCGGCGTTCGATTTGTTCCGGGCAACAACATTGGTTACTTTGGCCCCTTTGAACAAATACTCCGCGGTGGGGCTTCTGGAAACGGATATTGGGATGGTTGCCAGGCAGGTGAGCAGACATTAGGTATTGAGGCAGATGGAACGCTCAAAGGGTGCCCTTCCCTTCCTACCACTCCTTATGCTGGTGGCAGCTTGCGGGAAAAATCATTGAAAGAACTCCTGCGTGAACCGGCTTTACGTGTCATTCAGGAACGCAGCATGGCCGACCTGTGGGGTTTTTGTCGAGATTGTTATTATGCCGACGTTTGCCGAGCCGGCTGTACTTGGACCAGCCATGTACTTTTCGGTAAGGCAGGCAATAATCCTTATTGTCACTATCGTGCATTACAACACCAGAAGCAGGGACTGCAGGAAAGACTGGTCAGGATCAGTCCTGCTCCAGGTGTCCCATTCGATCATGGAATCTTCAGCATCGTAGTGGAACCTGCTGGAACAAGGGAGGCATCACATGTTCCCTCAAAAAGATGA
- a CDS encoding mandelate racemase/muconate lactonizing enzyme family protein, which yields MKIKRIFAHRVELPLHEGTYKWSGGKSVSVFDSTIVGVETDTGLIGYGEVCPLGPFYLPAYAEGVRAGLRELAPHVLGFDPRELAKLNDRMDAALKGHSYVKSGIDIACWDILGQATGLPVCVLMGGRFGDRIRLYRAISQESPEDMAKKVAGYRAEGYTRFQLKVGGDPDVDIERIRAVRAMLLPTDRLVADANTGWKQHEAMRVVRAVVDVDVYIEQPCLSYEECLAVRRNCTHPFVLDENVDSLDMLLRARSDLAMDVVNLKISKLGGLTKTKQARDLCVSMGIAMTLEDSWGGDITTAAIAHLAHSTPEEFRFTSTDFNSYVTVSTAEGAPQRQQGFMTTTSKPGLGVSPRMSVLGKRVVDVS from the coding sequence ATGAAAATAAAACGCATTTTTGCCCACCGCGTGGAATTGCCTCTGCATGAGGGAACTTACAAGTGGTCGGGTGGCAAATCGGTATCGGTGTTTGACAGCACCATTGTTGGCGTGGAAACCGATACCGGCCTGATCGGTTACGGCGAAGTCTGCCCACTGGGGCCTTTCTATCTGCCCGCTTATGCCGAAGGAGTGCGAGCAGGTCTGCGAGAACTGGCTCCCCATGTATTGGGGTTCGATCCACGGGAACTGGCTAAGCTGAATGATCGGATGGATGCAGCCCTTAAGGGCCATTCTTATGTGAAATCAGGCATTGATATTGCCTGTTGGGATATTCTTGGCCAGGCTACCGGATTGCCTGTCTGCGTGTTGATGGGAGGTCGTTTTGGTGACAGGATTCGACTCTACCGTGCCATTTCGCAGGAATCGCCTGAGGATATGGCGAAGAAAGTGGCAGGCTACCGTGCTGAAGGCTACACTCGATTTCAACTCAAAGTGGGCGGCGACCCTGATGTGGATATCGAACGTATCCGTGCGGTCCGAGCGATGCTGCTCCCCACGGATCGATTGGTTGCTGATGCCAACACCGGCTGGAAACAGCATGAGGCAATGCGGGTGGTGCGTGCGGTTGTAGATGTAGATGTCTACATCGAACAGCCTTGCCTGAGCTATGAAGAGTGCCTGGCGGTGCGGCGAAACTGCACCCACCCGTTTGTGTTGGATGAAAATGTTGACAGCCTGGACATGCTTCTCCGTGCCCGGAGCGACCTGGCCATGGATGTGGTCAATCTGAAGATCAGCAAACTGGGCGGACTGACGAAAACGAAGCAGGCACGCGATCTCTGTGTGAGCATGGGAATTGCCATGACACTGGAAGACAGTTGGGGAGGTGACATTACCACGGCTGCGATTGCTCATCTGGCCCACAGCACACCGGAGGAGTTCCGCTTCACGAGCACCGATTTCAACAGCTATGTTACGGTCAGCACGGCTGAAGGTGCACCTCAGCGCCAGCAGGGGTTCATGACTACCACATCCAAACCAGGCCTGGGCGTTTCTCCGAGGATGAGTGTTCTGGGCAAAAGAGTAGTTGATGTTTCGTAG